GCGCCGCTTTTCTGTAATCAAAGTCCTTCAGGATCCGTCGTTCGATCTTGTCGCCAAGCACACGCTCGATGCTCTTGACCAGGGGCTCGTCTTCACGGGTGATAAAGGTGAAGGCATCACCGGTCTTCGCGGCCCGGCCGGTGCGGCCGATCCGGTGCGTGTAGGCGTCCGCGGTGTCGGGAATGTCATAGTTGATGACATGGGATATGCTCGAAACATCGATGCCGCGGGCCGCGATATCGGTTGCCACAAGGATCTGGTACGAACCGTCCCTGAACCCGTCGAGCGCCGCCTGGCGCTTGTTCTGCGACAGGTTGCCCTGGAGCGATGCGGCCTTGTAGCCTGCCTTTTCGAGCTGCTGCCCGATGCGCTTGGCCCGGTGCTTCGTCCGCGTAAAGATCAGAATGGATTCCGTATCCGTGTGCTTGAGGATCTCCATGAGAAGCGCTGTTTTGAGATGCTGCTCGACCGGATAGAGCGCGTGTGATACCGTGTTCGCCGGCGCGGCATGGCCGATCTGCACCGTGACCGGGTCATGCTGGACTTCGCGCACCAGTTTCCGGATGTCATCGGGCATCGTGGCCGAGAACAACAGGGTCTGGCGTTTGGCCGGCACCTGCTTGATGATCCTTCGGATATCGGGCAGGAAACCCATGTCGAACATGCGGTCCGCCTCGTCCAGCACGAGCACTTCCACATGCGACAGGTCGATCGTTTTCTGGTTGAGGTGGTCAAGCAAACGTCCGGGGCAGGCCACGACGATCTCGACGCCGGCGCGCAGTTTCTGGATCTGGGGGTTCACGCCAACGCCGCCGTAAATGGTGGCGCTGCGCAATTTCGTGTCGCGGCCGAGCGCTACGATGGACACGTGGGTCTGCTCGGCAAGCTCCCGCGTGGGAGCAATGATCAGGGCGCGGACACGGCCGCGCGGGCCAGGCAGCAGGCGCTGAAGGATCGGCAGCACAAAAGCGGCCGTCTTCCCGGTCCCGGTCTGCGCCAGGCCCATGACATCGCGCCCCTCCAGTACCGGCGGAATCGCCTGGTCCTGAATAGGGGTTGGGGTAGTATAGCCGAGCGCCTTGATACCTGCCGCGATGCTCGGATGGAACTTGAATATTTGGAATTTCACTGTGGCTCCTTATCGTAAGGCCATTGCGCCTTTGTGGTACATCTATCCCTTGTCCTCGTTTGTCTCATCTAGAGCAATAAAAAAAGCCCCGAATCGCTCCGGGGCTTTTGGAGTTGTTAGATAAATTTTTTTAGA
The window above is part of the Nitrospirota bacterium genome. Proteins encoded here:
- a CDS encoding DEAD/DEAH box helicase gives rise to the protein MKFQIFKFHPSIAAGIKALGYTTPTPIQDQAIPPVLEGRDVMGLAQTGTGKTAAFVLPILQRLLPGPRGRVRALIIAPTRELAEQTHVSIVALGRDTKLRSATIYGGVGVNPQIQKLRAGVEIVVACPGRLLDHLNQKTIDLSHVEVLVLDEADRMFDMGFLPDIRRIIKQVPAKRQTLLFSATMPDDIRKLVREVQHDPVTVQIGHAAPANTVSHALYPVEQHLKTALLMEILKHTDTESILIFTRTKHRAKRIGQQLEKAGYKAASLQGNLSQNKRQAALDGFRDGSYQILVATDIAARGIDVSSISHVINYDIPDTADAYTHRIGRTGRAAKTGDAFTFITREDEPLVKSIERVLGDKIERRILKDFDYRKAAPARDAEFARPPREPQRRREHSAAKPAGVRTAAVHKPAQPGAKPHGAAPRSFGTRTFKPSRPRNPGR